Proteins from a genomic interval of Streptomyces fodineus:
- a CDS encoding FAD-dependent monooxygenase — protein MNGTKGNIIVVGSGPTGLLLAGDLAAAGVPVTVLEKRPHGISNLSRAFVLHARTLEQFDARSLADDLEKAGQPLDRLRLFGRLSIDLAALPSRFDHLLVLAQYEVEKVLERRAVEAGADFRYETELTGLTQDADGVTVEARGPEGRTETLRAAYVVGTDGMRSAVRDAIGLPFPGKSVIRSVVLADVRLAEQPPTLLTVNAVGDAFAFLAPFGDGYHRVIGWHRGRNVPDHEPLDLAEVKEITRLALGRDFGMHDARWMSRFHSDERQAPAYRVGRVFLAGDAAHVHTPAGGQGMNTGLQDAANLSWKLAAVVAGHADPALLDTYQAERHPVGKAVLRSSGGIVRLAMAKRPWTLAARAALTAFLNAVGPARRKAAAQITGIGHRYPAPRGAHRLTGARVPDVVLAGGARLYEALRGGRFVLITPEPYEPGPARADRLTVAHWASDRRTAVLVRPDGYAAWAADSAGAADIGTALAAHVGA, from the coding sequence ATGAACGGCACCAAGGGAAACATCATCGTCGTAGGTTCCGGCCCCACCGGACTCCTGCTCGCCGGTGACCTCGCCGCGGCCGGCGTCCCGGTCACCGTCCTCGAAAAGCGCCCCCACGGCATCAGCAACCTCTCGCGCGCTTTCGTCCTCCACGCCCGCACCCTCGAACAGTTCGACGCCCGCAGCCTCGCCGACGACCTGGAAAAGGCCGGTCAGCCCCTCGACCGCCTCCGCCTCTTCGGCCGCCTCTCCATCGACCTCGCCGCCCTCCCCTCCCGCTTCGACCATCTCCTCGTCCTTGCGCAGTACGAGGTCGAGAAGGTCCTGGAGAGGCGCGCGGTCGAGGCGGGCGCCGACTTCCGGTACGAGACCGAGCTGACCGGTCTCACCCAGGACGCGGACGGGGTCACGGTGGAGGCGCGCGGGCCCGAAGGCCGTACGGAGACCCTCCGGGCGGCGTACGTCGTCGGCACCGACGGCATGCGCAGCGCCGTGCGGGACGCGATCGGGCTGCCCTTCCCGGGCAAGTCGGTGATCCGGTCCGTGGTCCTCGCCGACGTCCGGCTCGCCGAGCAGCCGCCGACCCTGCTCACCGTCAACGCCGTCGGCGACGCCTTCGCCTTCCTCGCGCCGTTCGGCGACGGCTACCACCGGGTGATCGGCTGGCACCGCGGCCGTAACGTCCCCGACCACGAGCCGCTGGACCTGGCCGAGGTGAAGGAGATCACCCGCCTCGCCCTCGGCCGGGACTTCGGGATGCACGACGCCCGCTGGATGTCCCGCTTCCACAGCGACGAACGGCAGGCGCCGGCCTACCGGGTCGGGCGGGTCTTCCTGGCCGGTGACGCCGCGCACGTGCACACCCCGGCCGGCGGCCAGGGCATGAACACCGGGCTCCAGGACGCGGCCAACCTGAGCTGGAAGCTCGCGGCGGTCGTCGCCGGGCACGCGGACCCCGCGCTGCTCGACACCTACCAGGCCGAACGGCATCCGGTGGGCAAGGCGGTGCTGCGCAGCAGCGGCGGGATCGTCCGTCTCGCCATGGCCAAGCGCCCCTGGACCCTCGCCGCCCGCGCCGCGCTGACCGCCTTCCTGAACGCCGTCGGCCCCGCCCGCCGCAAGGCCGCCGCCCAGATCACCGGCATCGGCCACCGCTACCCCGCCCCCCGCGGCGCGCACCGCCTCACCGGCGCCCGCGTCCCGGACGTCGTCCTGGCCGGCGGCGCCCGCCTCTACGAGGCGCTGCGCGGCGGCCGGTTCGTGCTGATCACCCCGGAGCCGTACGAGCCGGGGCCCGCCCGTGCGGACCGGCTGACGGTGGCGCACTGGGCGAGCGACCGCCGTACGGCCGTGCTGGTCCGCCCCGACGGATACGCGGCCTGGGCGGCCGACTCGGCCGGCGCGGCGGACATCGGGACGGCGCTCGCCGCGCACGTCGGCGCCTAG
- a CDS encoding HNH endonuclease, with amino-acid sequence MPHVLVLNASYEPLGVVPLRRALILVLENKAVSLEESGAFMHSATVTLPAPSVVRLKRFVRVPYRGPVPLTRRALFARDGGRCMYCGGVATSVDHVIPRSRGGKHVWDNVVASCRRCNHVKADRHLVELGWRLRHKPAPPTGLAWRIIGTGHRDPRWLPYLQPYGADDALARIDGISA; translated from the coding sequence GTGCCGCATGTCCTGGTTCTCAACGCGTCGTACGAGCCGCTCGGCGTCGTACCGCTCCGCCGCGCGCTCATCCTCGTCCTGGAGAACAAGGCTGTCTCCCTCGAGGAATCCGGCGCCTTTATGCACAGCGCAACCGTCACGCTCCCCGCACCCAGCGTGGTCCGGCTCAAGCGATTCGTCCGGGTTCCCTATCGGGGGCCCGTTCCTCTCACCCGCCGCGCACTGTTCGCGCGCGACGGGGGCCGGTGCATGTACTGCGGTGGCGTCGCAACCAGCGTCGACCACGTCATCCCGCGCAGCCGCGGGGGCAAGCACGTCTGGGACAACGTGGTGGCCTCCTGCCGCCGCTGCAACCACGTGAAGGCCGACCGCCACCTCGTCGAACTGGGGTGGCGTCTGCGACACAAACCGGCTCCCCCGACCGGGCTGGCCTGGCGCATCATCGGCACGGGCCATAGGGATCCGCGGTGGTTGCCTTACCTGCAGCCATATGGCGCGGATGATGCCCTGGCCCGGATCGACGGCATTTCTGCCTAG
- a CDS encoding DUF6463 family protein, which translates to MNASARPESRTSNARGLRLWVPRLMLTAAAVHMMVGVIASYAYWSGIVSDGLWNTVRNDNYTRMMALWFMISGVAFFGLGLLSRRVVIAVGAMPVETGWILLALGIPVAVLEPVSGGWSLIAIGVLAVVASRRDSGMTDFDRSGGRRAGGTLAPGAAPLNTAPSE; encoded by the coding sequence ATGAATGCCTCCGCCCGCCCCGAATCCCGTACATCCAACGCCAGAGGTCTCCGTCTGTGGGTTCCCCGCCTGATGCTCACTGCCGCAGCGGTGCACATGATGGTGGGCGTCATCGCCTCGTACGCGTACTGGAGCGGCATCGTCTCCGACGGACTGTGGAACACCGTCCGCAACGACAACTACACCCGCATGATGGCCCTTTGGTTCATGATCAGCGGAGTTGCCTTCTTCGGCCTTGGGCTCCTTTCCAGAAGAGTCGTGATCGCCGTAGGCGCGATGCCCGTGGAGACCGGATGGATCCTGCTGGCACTCGGAATCCCGGTGGCCGTACTGGAACCGGTCTCAGGTGGCTGGTCACTGATTGCCATCGGCGTGCTGGCGGTGGTGGCGTCGCGGCGCGACAGTGGCATGACGGACTTCGACCGATCGGGCGGTCGACGAGCGGGAGGAACGCTCGCTCCAGGCGCGGCCCCACTCAATACCGCGCCCTCTGAATAG
- a CDS encoding MarR family winged helix-turn-helix transcriptional regulator — translation MSAGKDSVDAIVDQWAAVRPDLDSRAMEVFGRIYRLSRTMGDRMEKAYQPYGISRGEFDVLATLRRSGEPYALSPRQLSATLMLTTGGMTGRLDKLEKAGLLRRSPDPHDRRGLQVTLTEKGLDVIDRAVGEGLAVQTAALSFLDDEQAGQLAGLLRELLAGTLEAPRREGA, via the coding sequence ATGAGCGCAGGCAAGGATTCGGTGGACGCGATCGTCGACCAGTGGGCGGCCGTGCGGCCCGACCTCGACTCCAGGGCGATGGAGGTCTTCGGGCGGATCTACCGCCTCTCCCGCACCATGGGCGACCGCATGGAGAAGGCGTACCAGCCCTACGGCATCTCACGCGGCGAGTTCGACGTGCTCGCGACCCTGCGCCGCTCCGGGGAGCCGTACGCCCTCTCGCCGCGCCAGCTGTCGGCCACCCTCATGCTCACCACCGGCGGGATGACCGGCCGCCTCGACAAACTGGAGAAGGCCGGCCTGCTGCGCCGCTCCCCCGACCCGCACGACCGCCGGGGCCTTCAGGTGACGCTGACCGAGAAGGGGCTGGACGTCATCGACCGCGCGGTCGGCGAGGGCCTCGCGGTCCAGACGGCGGCCCTGTCGTTCCTCGACGACGAGCAGGCCGGCCAACTGGCCGGCCTGCTCAGGGAATTGCTCGCGGGTACGCTGGAGGCGCCGCGCCGAGAAGGGGCCTAG
- a CDS encoding LysR family transcriptional regulator, which produces MAEWDIRKLQILRTLRERGTVTATAEALHMTPSAVSQQLTNLSRQLGVPLLEARGRRVRLTDAARLVLAHTEPVFEQLERTEAALAAYVQGEAGEVRVAAFSTSFPALVVPAVRALRDTHPGVTVRVREAEAAEAYDLLTAGEADLALSLAASAPSAADPRFTQVPLLADPLDVALPPGHLLAHADSLTLTDLAAEPWIFGGSGPWSDITRRACEAAGFSPHQGHSASGWTAILAMVEAGMGVALVPRMAAARRDGVAMRDLGPDGPVRHVTAAVRRGGETGRVVARVLEALRHAATAGVNRG; this is translated from the coding sequence ATGGCCGAGTGGGACATCCGCAAGCTGCAGATCCTGCGCACCCTGCGCGAGCGGGGAACCGTGACCGCCACGGCCGAGGCCCTGCACATGACCCCCTCCGCGGTCTCCCAGCAACTCACCAACCTCTCCCGGCAGCTCGGCGTCCCCCTGCTGGAGGCGCGGGGCCGCCGGGTCCGGCTCACCGACGCGGCCCGCCTGGTGCTGGCCCACACCGAACCGGTCTTCGAGCAACTGGAGCGCACCGAGGCCGCGTTGGCGGCGTACGTCCAGGGGGAGGCGGGGGAGGTCCGGGTCGCCGCGTTCTCCACCTCCTTCCCCGCCCTGGTCGTACCCGCCGTACGGGCCCTGCGGGACACGCACCCCGGGGTGACCGTCCGCGTGCGGGAGGCGGAGGCCGCCGAGGCCTACGACCTGCTGACCGCCGGCGAGGCCGACCTCGCCCTGTCCCTCGCGGCGTCGGCCCCCAGCGCGGCCGACCCCCGCTTCACCCAAGTCCCCCTGCTGGCCGACCCCTTGGACGTGGCCCTGCCCCCCGGCCACCTGCTCGCCCACGCGGACTCCCTGACCCTGACGGACCTGGCCGCCGAACCCTGGATCTTCGGCGGCAGCGGCCCCTGGTCCGACATCACCCGCCGCGCCTGCGAGGCCGCCGGCTTCAGCCCCCACCAGGGCCACTCGGCCTCCGGCTGGACCGCGATCCTCGCCATGGTGGAAGCGGGCATGGGCGTGGCCCTGGTCCCGCGCATGGCCGCGGCCCGCCGAGATGGTGTGGCGATGCGGGACCTGGGGCCTGACGGCCCCGTCCGGCATGTCACGGCGGCGGTACGCAGGGGCGGGGAGACGGGGCGGGTGGTGGCCCGGGTACTGGAGGCTCTCCGGCATGCGGCCACCGCCGGTGTCAATCGGGGGTGA
- a CDS encoding DUF1203 domain-containing protein — protein sequence MTTTPQTTTYTARPIPSEVLAELLTADDAGRPAAPFTDEEGGAPLRCCLRRSAPGERIALVSYAPLRRWAAETGAEPGAYDEQGPVFLHAEDCPGPSTGPALPLTNAHRVLRRYSSAGRILGGRLTDDDFPSALTEAFADPEVAVVHVRAVEYGCFLYEVRRG from the coding sequence ATGACGACGACACCGCAGACGACGACGTACACCGCACGCCCCATCCCGTCCGAGGTCCTCGCGGAGCTGCTCACCGCTGACGACGCGGGCCGCCCCGCGGCCCCCTTCACCGACGAGGAGGGCGGCGCCCCGCTGCGCTGCTGTCTGCGCCGCAGCGCGCCCGGCGAGCGGATCGCCCTGGTCTCGTACGCGCCCCTGCGCCGCTGGGCGGCCGAGACGGGTGCCGAACCGGGGGCGTACGACGAGCAGGGCCCGGTCTTCCTCCACGCCGAGGACTGCCCGGGCCCGTCGACCGGCCCCGCCCTGCCCCTCACGAACGCCCACCGCGTCCTGCGCCGCTACTCGTCCGCCGGCCGCATCCTGGGCGGCCGCCTGACCGACGACGACTTCCCCTCCGCCCTCACGGAGGCCTTCGCCGACCCGGAGGTGGCGGTGGTGCATGTGCGGGCGGTGGAGTACGGGTGCTTTCTGTACGAGGTGCGGCGGGGCTGA
- a CDS encoding EamA family transporter — protein sequence MAAVLPRTTASAPPARQAAAPAAGLALAALATLVWSGSFVASRGLHDSVPPVQHAFWRWVVALVAVAPFGARQAWRQRALIRHHARYVLLASFLGVATYNTLVNQAGLTTPAATMGMIMAASPVLMALFERLGGVRLGARRTTGLLIACAGVALLFGGGTAFSPGDLWMIAAACCFAGYSALLRRKPTELGGTAFLCTTFAVGTALLLPVQAASVTVQGGFTPTPGTVLPLLYVGVASSAVAFFAWNKAITLIGATRAGIVYHLQPVCVAVLSWAVLGETTGPPQLLSMALILGGVVLGAGSRR from the coding sequence GTGGCCGCCGTCCTGCCCAGGACCACCGCCTCCGCCCCACCCGCCCGCCAGGCCGCCGCCCCCGCGGCCGGCCTCGCCCTCGCCGCGCTCGCCACCCTCGTCTGGTCCGGCAGCTTCGTCGCCTCCCGCGGCCTGCACGACAGCGTCCCGCCCGTCCAGCACGCCTTCTGGCGCTGGGTCGTAGCCCTCGTCGCCGTGGCCCCCTTCGGCGCCCGCCAGGCCTGGCGGCAGCGGGCGCTGATCCGCCACCACGCCCGCTATGTCCTGCTCGCGTCCTTCCTCGGCGTGGCCACCTACAACACGCTCGTCAACCAGGCCGGACTGACCACCCCGGCCGCCACCATGGGCATGATCATGGCCGCCTCGCCGGTGCTCATGGCGCTGTTCGAACGGCTCGGCGGCGTACGGCTCGGCGCCCGGCGCACCACCGGGCTGCTCATCGCCTGCGCGGGCGTGGCGCTGCTGTTCGGCGGCGGTACGGCCTTCTCGCCCGGCGACCTGTGGATGATCGCGGCCGCCTGCTGCTTCGCCGGCTACAGCGCGCTGCTGCGCCGCAAGCCCACCGAACTGGGCGGCACGGCCTTCCTGTGCACCACGTTCGCCGTCGGCACCGCTCTCCTCCTGCCCGTCCAGGCGGCGAGCGTCACCGTCCAGGGCGGCTTCACCCCCACCCCCGGCACGGTCCTGCCCCTTCTCTACGTGGGCGTGGCCTCCTCCGCGGTCGCCTTCTTCGCCTGGAACAAGGCCATCACCCTGATCGGCGCGACCCGCGCGGGCATCGTCTACCACCTCCAGCCGGTCTGTGTCGCCGTCCTGTCCTGGGCCGTACTCGGCGAGACGACGGGCCCGCCGCAGCTGCTGTCGATGGCGCTGATCCTGGGCGGGGTGGTGCTGGGCGCGGGTTCACGCCGTTGA
- a CDS encoding MFS transporter, producing the protein MVPTENERIPGAWALPVTAAVNGVGTGMYVPFTLVFFHAVTGLSFTVVGAVLTATGLAGIAVLPLAGTAVDRYGAKRVQYALYGVRVAGFALYPFAHSLAAFAAVALVTAAADRAFPAAQQSLIGEVASGAGQDRLQASTRALQNAGNGAGALLATLVISLAGSAGYTYAAWGNALSFALAALLLRPLRPVRPLPPVRTADGPPAARRAGAGYRLVLTDRPFLVVTGANFLNALSYSALSVLFPLFMVEWLHGPSVLTGAAFTLNTVLCAVAGVGVGAWVRRAGARRTRAAALGGGLFATAFAAQIVLGTVRPASDTVLGGALVAVVVVYTLGELIHSPASQVLAVAAAPEAVRGRYLAAYQMSWSLAKAVAPSLFTALLAVDGRAPWAVLIATSAVAAALLVRVEGRLPAEAVRPLPATVAQGGAAGSRSFSSTERNRRKDSMDLTNPVLRR; encoded by the coding sequence ATGGTGCCAACAGAGAACGAGCGCATACCCGGCGCATGGGCCCTGCCCGTCACCGCAGCCGTCAACGGCGTCGGTACCGGCATGTACGTCCCGTTCACCCTGGTCTTCTTCCACGCCGTCACCGGACTGTCCTTCACCGTCGTGGGCGCCGTGCTCACCGCCACCGGCCTCGCGGGCATCGCCGTACTGCCGCTCGCCGGGACCGCGGTGGACCGGTACGGCGCGAAGCGGGTGCAGTACGCGCTCTACGGCGTCCGGGTGGCCGGGTTCGCCCTCTACCCCTTCGCCCACTCCCTCGCCGCCTTCGCGGCCGTCGCCCTGGTCACGGCCGCCGCCGACCGGGCCTTCCCCGCTGCCCAGCAGTCCCTGATCGGCGAGGTGGCGAGCGGGGCCGGACAGGACCGGCTGCAGGCGTCGACGCGCGCGCTGCAGAACGCCGGCAACGGGGCGGGCGCGCTGCTCGCCACCCTGGTCATCTCCCTGGCGGGCAGCGCCGGTTACACGTACGCGGCCTGGGGCAACGCCCTCTCCTTCGCGCTCGCGGCGCTGCTGCTGCGGCCACTGCGGCCGGTGCGGCCACTGCCGCCGGTGCGTACGGCCGACGGGCCCCCGGCCGCGCGCCGGGCGGGCGCCGGCTACCGCCTCGTCCTCACCGACCGGCCCTTCCTGGTCGTCACCGGCGCCAACTTCCTGAACGCCCTGAGCTATTCGGCCCTGTCGGTGCTCTTCCCGCTGTTCATGGTGGAGTGGCTGCACGGGCCCTCGGTTCTCACCGGTGCCGCCTTCACCCTCAACACCGTGCTGTGCGCGGTCGCCGGGGTCGGTGTCGGCGCGTGGGTCCGCAGGGCCGGGGCCCGGCGCACCCGGGCGGCGGCGCTGGGCGGCGGCCTGTTCGCGACCGCCTTCGCGGCGCAGATCGTGCTCGGCACCGTACGACCGGCCTCCGACACGGTGTTGGGCGGCGCGCTGGTCGCGGTGGTCGTCGTCTACACCCTCGGCGAGCTGATCCACAGCCCCGCGTCCCAGGTGCTCGCGGTGGCGGCGGCGCCCGAAGCGGTGCGCGGCCGGTACCTGGCGGCGTACCAGATGTCCTGGTCACTGGCGAAGGCCGTGGCGCCCTCCCTGTTCACGGCCCTGCTCGCCGTGGACGGCCGGGCACCGTGGGCCGTCCTCATCGCGACCTCGGCGGTGGCCGCCGCCCTCCTGGTCCGGGTGGAGGGCCGGCTCCCGGCGGAGGCGGTACGACCGCTCCCGGCGACCGTGGCCCAGGGCGGCGCCGCCGGGAGCAGATCTTTCAGTTCGACTGAAAGGAATCGTCGAAAAGATTCGATGGACCTGACGAATCCGGTGCTGCGACGGTAG
- a CDS encoding TetR/AcrR family transcriptional regulator, whose product MGAERSAWLDQGLTLLAQQGAPAVTLDRLCERMGMSKGAFYHHFGSMPKYRIRLLDHFEAKCTTAIINGVEASDTLPARERLARLLAEVTKDAGPPLEIAMRAWAKQDPEAARVQERVDATRIGYLRDLCEQAGHGRPDQVAKMLYLMLVGAEHLTPPLPKPELRGMYELLMPLLDRSAS is encoded by the coding sequence GTGGGTGCGGAGAGGTCGGCGTGGCTGGACCAGGGCTTGACGTTGCTGGCGCAGCAGGGTGCGCCCGCAGTGACGCTGGATCGGTTGTGTGAGCGCATGGGCATGTCGAAGGGCGCCTTCTATCACCACTTCGGATCGATGCCGAAGTATCGGATCCGCTTGCTCGACCACTTCGAGGCCAAGTGCACCACGGCGATCATCAATGGAGTTGAAGCGTCCGACACGCTTCCGGCCCGGGAGCGGCTGGCCAGGCTCCTGGCTGAAGTGACCAAGGACGCCGGCCCGCCGCTGGAGATCGCGATGCGGGCCTGGGCGAAACAGGATCCCGAGGCGGCGCGGGTGCAGGAGCGTGTCGACGCAACCCGCATTGGATATCTGCGGGATCTGTGCGAACAGGCCGGCCATGGCAGACCGGATCAAGTGGCCAAGATGCTCTATCTGATGTTGGTCGGGGCGGAGCACCTCACGCCCCCGCTCCCGAAGCCAGAGCTGCGCGGCATGTACGAGCTGCTGATGCCGCTGCTGGACCGGTCGGCCTCCTGA
- the malQ gene encoding 4-alpha-glucanotransferase, whose amino-acid sequence MAAALEDPDLSRLAELHGVAASYSPAPGRTVAVPASAVVAALAALGVDATGPDAVRAALAARERELRERLLPPTVVHWAGDPQGPAALAALPPGTRLRVETEEGEERETVAELPLGVHRVTAVTPDGRTGHAHLVVAPDRLPAPPGRSYGLLVQLYSLLSRRSWGMGDLGDLAELAGWAGRTAGAGFVQVNPLHAAVPGAPTDPSPYRPSSRRFPDPVHLRIEAIPEFAHVADRARLSALLERAERLRAAVLDKGALIDRDAVWEVKREALELVLAVPLGPGRRAAYDDFRAAHGQALDDHATWCALAETHGSDWRRWPADLRDPRSAGTARARAELADRAEFHARLAWLTDDQLRAAQRAAREAGMPVGIVHDLAVGVHPVGADAWAQQDVFAAGTSIGAPPDAFNARGQDWGLPPWRPDRLAATGHAPYRDLLRALFRYAGALRVDHVMGLFRLWWVPQGSAPTEGTYVRYDADAMLAILALEATRAGAVVIGEDLGTVEPGVRETLRRRGVLGTSVLWFERDWEGDGRPLPPDRWRAECLATATTHDLPPTAARLTGDHVDLRDRLGLLTRPATEERAEAVADTAEWLALLGSLGLLNRTAAGPPGSDEEEEIRAVHRFLLRTPARLIGVWLPDGVGDRRPQNLPGTWDQYPNWRLPIADREGRPLPLEDIAASPRMGALLAVFRQVAGG is encoded by the coding sequence ATGGCCGCGGCGCTCGAGGACCCGGACCTGTCCCGGCTCGCCGAGCTGCACGGGGTCGCCGCCTCCTACAGCCCCGCCCCGGGCCGTACGGTCGCCGTCCCCGCCTCCGCCGTGGTCGCCGCCCTGGCCGCCCTCGGCGTCGACGCGACCGGCCCCGACGCCGTACGCGCCGCGCTCGCCGCACGGGAACGCGAACTGCGCGAGCGCCTGCTGCCGCCGACGGTCGTGCACTGGGCCGGCGACCCGCAGGGCCCCGCCGCCCTCGCCGCGCTGCCGCCCGGCACCCGCCTGCGCGTCGAGACCGAGGAGGGGGAGGAGCGGGAGACCGTCGCGGAGCTGCCGCTCGGCGTGCACCGGGTGACCGCCGTCACCCCCGACGGGCGCACCGGCCACGCCCACCTCGTCGTCGCCCCCGACCGGCTGCCCGCCCCGCCCGGCCGCTCCTACGGCCTCCTCGTCCAGCTGTACTCGCTGCTCTCCCGCCGCTCCTGGGGCATGGGCGACCTCGGCGACCTCGCCGAGCTGGCCGGCTGGGCCGGACGCACCGCCGGCGCCGGATTCGTCCAGGTCAACCCGCTGCACGCGGCCGTACCCGGCGCCCCCACCGACCCCTCCCCCTACCGCCCGTCCTCGCGCCGCTTCCCCGACCCCGTGCACCTGCGGATCGAGGCGATCCCCGAGTTCGCCCACGTCGCGGACCGCGCACGGCTGAGCGCCCTGCTGGAGCGGGCCGAGCGGCTGCGCGCCGCCGTCCTCGACAAGGGCGCCCTCATCGACCGGGACGCGGTGTGGGAGGTCAAACGCGAGGCACTGGAACTGGTCCTCGCCGTCCCCCTGGGCCCCGGCCGCCGGGCCGCCTACGACGACTTCCGCGCCGCCCACGGCCAGGCCCTCGACGACCACGCCACCTGGTGCGCCCTCGCCGAGACCCACGGCTCCGACTGGCGCCGCTGGCCCGCCGACCTGCGCGACCCCCGCTCGGCCGGTACCGCCCGCGCCCGTGCCGAGCTCGCCGACCGGGCCGAGTTCCACGCCCGGCTCGCCTGGCTCACCGACGACCAGCTGCGCGCCGCCCAGCGCGCCGCCCGCGAGGCCGGCATGCCCGTCGGGATCGTGCACGACCTCGCCGTCGGCGTGCACCCCGTCGGCGCCGACGCCTGGGCCCAGCAGGACGTGTTCGCCGCCGGCACCTCCATCGGCGCCCCGCCCGACGCCTTCAACGCCCGCGGCCAGGACTGGGGCCTGCCGCCCTGGCGCCCCGACCGGCTCGCCGCCACCGGCCACGCCCCCTACCGCGACCTCCTGCGCGCCCTCTTCCGCTACGCCGGCGCCCTGCGCGTCGACCACGTCATGGGCCTGTTCCGGCTGTGGTGGGTCCCGCAGGGCAGCGCACCCACCGAGGGCACGTACGTCCGCTACGACGCCGACGCCATGCTCGCGATCCTCGCCCTGGAGGCCACCCGCGCCGGTGCCGTCGTCATCGGCGAGGACCTCGGCACCGTCGAGCCCGGCGTGCGCGAGACGCTGCGGCGGCGCGGGGTGCTCGGCACCTCGGTGCTGTGGTTCGAACGCGACTGGGAGGGCGACGGGCGCCCGCTGCCGCCCGACCGCTGGCGCGCCGAGTGCCTGGCCACCGCCACCACCCACGACCTGCCGCCCACCGCCGCCCGGCTCACCGGCGACCACGTCGATCTGCGCGACCGCCTGGGCCTGCTCACCCGCCCGGCGACCGAGGAACGCGCCGAAGCCGTCGCCGACACCGCCGAGTGGCTCGCCCTGCTGGGCAGCCTCGGCCTGCTGAACCGCACCGCCGCCGGACCGCCCGGCTCGGACGAGGAGGAGGAGATCCGCGCCGTCCACCGCTTCCTGCTGCGCACCCCGGCCCGCCTGATCGGCGTCTGGCTCCCGGACGGCGTCGGCGACCGCCGCCCGCAGAACCTGCCCGGGACCTGGGACCAGTACCCGAACTGGCGGCTGCCGATAGCCGACCGCGAGGGCCGTCCCCTACCGCTGGAGGACATCGCGGCATCCCCCCGAATGGGCGCGCTACTCGCTGTGTTCAGGCAGGTCGCAGGCGGGTGA